A region of Micromonospora sp. WMMD882 DNA encodes the following proteins:
- a CDS encoding DUF4442 domain-containing protein, translating to MSIDTRQVAAGLLAAVPFARTLDLEVVEVAPEDDGGVRAALRLPDTPATHNHVGGPHAGAMFTLGESASGAVVLAVFGHLLDRATPLAVHAEIGYRKLAMGPVTATARLGRPPAEVAAELESGRRPEFPVAVEIATADGVVTATMTVRWTLRPHG from the coding sequence ATGTCCATCGACACGCGCCAGGTGGCCGCCGGTCTGCTCGCGGCGGTTCCGTTCGCCCGTACGCTCGATCTCGAGGTCGTCGAGGTCGCGCCGGAAGACGACGGCGGGGTCCGCGCGGCGCTCCGGCTGCCCGACACCCCGGCGACCCACAACCATGTCGGCGGCCCGCACGCCGGCGCGATGTTCACCCTGGGGGAGAGCGCCTCCGGCGCGGTGGTGCTGGCCGTCTTCGGGCACCTGCTCGACCGGGCGACGCCGCTGGCCGTGCACGCCGAGATCGGCTACCGCAAGCTGGCGATGGGCCCGGTGACCGCCACCGCCCGCCTCGGCCGCCCACCCGCCGAGGTGGCCGCCGAGCTGGAGTCCGGGCGGCGTCCGGAGTTCCCGGTGGCCGTCGAGATCGCCACCGCCGACGGCGTCGTCACCGCCACCATGACCGTGCGCTGGACGTTGCGCCCGCACGGCTGA
- a CDS encoding ABC transporter ATP-binding protein, whose product MSTVALKDVSKVFPDGTLAVDNINLDVNDGEFMVLLGPSGCGKSTVLRMVAGLEDPTSGAVMLDGEFANDLPPRDRRIAMVFQDFALYPHMTVGDNIAFPLKLAGVEQPPRDERVAGVASALGIGDVLGRRPSQLSGGQRQRVAMGRAIVRRPGLFLMDEPLSNLDSGLRAELRAEISALTRELGVTTIYVTHDQAEALTMADRVAIMRKGVLQDVGTPTQVYGRPATLYVAAFLGSPRMNLLEASVYVHLDRYVALNLGEQSLYLPWDDIRSRTVAHYHGERIVVGMRAEALTPVAPDAPGDILQGRIRYLEHHGHESLAFLDVGATAVVVDELGGKAGESGSVGRGLRRGLGQVVQRLTGRSTEPTEPEARDDGRTSVLGDPGRHHRRPAELAVRLAPYPAVTAGQPLAVSVRMDAVHFFDERGDRIDVGWR is encoded by the coding sequence GTGTCCACCGTCGCGTTGAAGGATGTCTCCAAGGTGTTCCCGGACGGAACGCTCGCGGTTGACAACATCAACCTCGACGTCAACGACGGCGAGTTCATGGTCCTGCTCGGGCCGTCCGGCTGCGGGAAGTCGACCGTGCTGCGGATGGTCGCCGGTCTGGAGGACCCGACCAGCGGCGCGGTGATGCTCGACGGCGAGTTCGCCAACGACCTGCCGCCACGGGACCGCCGGATCGCCATGGTCTTCCAGGACTTCGCGCTCTACCCGCACATGACCGTCGGCGACAACATCGCGTTCCCGCTGAAGCTGGCCGGGGTGGAGCAGCCGCCGCGCGACGAGCGGGTGGCCGGGGTGGCCAGCGCGCTGGGCATCGGGGACGTGCTGGGCCGCCGGCCGAGCCAGCTCTCCGGTGGCCAGCGGCAGCGGGTCGCGATGGGCCGGGCCATCGTCCGGCGACCCGGCCTCTTCCTGATGGACGAGCCGTTGTCGAACCTGGACAGCGGGCTCCGCGCCGAGCTGCGCGCGGAGATCTCCGCGCTGACCCGGGAGCTGGGCGTCACCACCATCTACGTGACGCACGACCAGGCCGAGGCGCTGACCATGGCCGACCGGGTCGCGATCATGCGCAAGGGCGTGCTCCAGGACGTCGGCACCCCCACCCAGGTGTACGGACGTCCGGCCACCCTCTACGTCGCCGCGTTCCTGGGCAGCCCCCGGATGAACCTGCTGGAGGCGTCGGTCTACGTCCACCTCGACCGCTATGTCGCGCTGAACCTCGGTGAGCAGTCGCTCTACCTGCCGTGGGACGACATCCGCAGCCGGACGGTCGCCCACTACCACGGCGAGCGGATCGTGGTCGGGATGCGGGCCGAGGCGCTCACCCCGGTCGCCCCGGACGCGCCGGGCGACATCCTCCAGGGCCGGATCCGGTACCTGGAGCACCACGGCCACGAGTCGCTGGCCTTCCTGGACGTCGGCGCGACCGCCGTGGTGGTGGACGAGCTGGGCGGCAAGGCCGGCGAGTCCGGTTCGGTCGGGCGTGGCCTGCGCCGCGGCCTCGGGCAGGTGGTGCAGCGACTCACCGGCCGGTCGACTGAGCCGACGGAGCCGGAGGCCCGCGACGACGGTCGGACGAGCGTGCTCGGCGATCCGGGCCGGCACCACCGCCGGCCGGCGGAGCTGGCGGTCCGGCTGGCCCCGTATCCGGCGGTCACCGCAGGCCAGCCGCTGGCCGTCTCGGTACGGATGGACGCCGTGCACTTCTTCGACGAGCGCGGTGACCGGATCGACGTGGGCTGGCGCTGA
- a CDS encoding helix-turn-helix domain-containing protein, whose amino-acid sequence MTVMATTRGASGSPRNWTFLTNHAHVLLAIARNPTARLRDVADEVGVTERAAQAIVADLEAGGYLQRTRVGRRNEYTVNPAGRFRHPAEAYQHVGALLALFAEQPDTDPALDPT is encoded by the coding sequence ATGACCGTCATGGCGACGACACGCGGCGCGAGCGGGAGCCCCCGGAACTGGACGTTCCTCACCAACCACGCACACGTTCTGCTCGCCATCGCCCGCAACCCGACCGCTCGGCTCCGCGACGTCGCCGACGAGGTCGGGGTGACCGAACGCGCCGCCCAGGCGATCGTCGCCGACCTGGAGGCCGGCGGCTACCTCCAGCGGACGCGGGTCGGCCGGCGCAACGAGTACACGGTGAACCCGGCCGGGCGGTTCCGGCATCCCGCCGAGGCGTACCAGCACGTGGGAGCCCTGCTGGCCCTGTTCGCCGAGCAGCCCGACACGGATCCGGCCCTGGACCCGACCTGA
- a CDS encoding beta-phosphoglucomutase family hydrolase, whose translation MLGLPDHVTACLFDLDGVLTQTAQVHNAAWTETFDAFLRARATATGEPYRPFDPGDDYNRYVDGRPRADGVRTFLASRGIALPDGEPDDPPGAETVHGIGNRKNVVLLERLRTGGVEVYPGSVAYLEAASAAGLRRAVVTASANGREVVAAGGLEPLLEARVDGLVARAEGLRGKPHPDTFLAGARLLGVVPAQAVVFEDALAGVAAGRAGGFGYVVGVDRVGQADELLAQGADIVVRDLGDLLSGGLGG comes from the coding sequence GTGCTGGGCCTACCTGATCACGTGACCGCCTGTCTCTTCGATCTGGACGGCGTGCTGACGCAGACCGCCCAGGTGCACAACGCCGCCTGGACCGAGACCTTCGACGCGTTCCTGCGGGCCCGGGCCACCGCGACCGGTGAGCCGTACCGGCCCTTCGACCCGGGCGACGACTACAACAGGTACGTCGACGGCCGCCCCCGGGCGGACGGGGTACGCACCTTCCTCGCCTCCCGCGGCATCGCGCTGCCCGACGGGGAGCCGGACGACCCGCCCGGCGCGGAGACCGTGCACGGCATCGGCAACCGCAAGAACGTCGTCCTGCTGGAACGGCTGCGCACCGGCGGGGTGGAGGTCTACCCCGGCTCGGTCGCCTACCTGGAGGCGGCGTCCGCCGCCGGGCTGCGTCGGGCCGTGGTCACCGCCAGCGCCAACGGCCGCGAGGTGGTCGCCGCCGGTGGCCTGGAGCCGCTGCTGGAAGCCCGGGTCGACGGCCTGGTCGCCCGCGCCGAAGGGCTCCGTGGCAAACCACACCCGGACACCTTCCTCGCCGGGGCGCGACTGCTCGGCGTGGTGCCCGCGCAGGCGGTGGTGTTCGAGGACGCGCTGGCCGGGGTGGCTGCCGGCCGGGCCGGCGGGTTCGGCTACGTGGTCGGCGTGGACCGGGTCGGGCAGGCCGACGAGCTGCTCGCCCAGGGCGCCGACATCGTGGTGCGCGACCTCGGCGACCTGCTCAGCGGCGGGCTGGGCGGATGA
- a CDS encoding glycosyl hydrolase family 65 protein yields MIRERTFPVEPWHVREVRLDLDILAQSESLFALSNGHIGLRGNLDEGEPHGLPGTYLNSFYELRPLPYAEAGFGFPESGQTVVNVTNGKLIRLMIDDEPLDVRYGEVLDHERVLDLRAGTLHRTLHWRSPAGREVKVRSTRLVSFRQRSVAAIDYEVEAVDGPIRVILQSELVANESLPAQSRDPRVAAVLESPLLAEEQLTRDNGGLLIHRTKVSGLRVAAAMDHQVRGPARTTVGTEGYDDWVRTTVGCVLEPGQKLHVVKLLTYGWSSRRSLPALRDQVGAALAAAKLDGWEGLRREQREYLDEFWEAADVRVEGDPEVQQAVRFGLFHVLQAGARAERRPIAAKGLTGPGYDGHAFWDTEMFVLPVLTYTQPSAVRDALHWRHSTLEQARERARTLNLAGAAFPWRTIEGPESSAYWPAGTAAFHIAADVADALRRYVLVTGDTELEQAIGLELLVETARLWRSLGHHDRHGEFHIDGVTGPDEYTAVKNDNIYTNLMAQRNLLAAADVAMRYRDQAFRLGVTEEEAAAWRDAAHAMHVPYDDEVDVHEQVEGFTRLEEWDFEQTPPDKYPLLLHYPYFDLYRKQVVKQADLVLAMHWRGDAFTPAEKIRNFLYYERRTVRDSSLSACTQAVLAAEVGHPELAHSYLREAALMDLHDLNENTRDGVHMASLAGAWIALVAGFGGLRDHEGLLTFCPRLSSRLGRLEFTVQWRQLRLRVDIRPHQTTYSLRHGGPDTVLELLHHGEPVRVTCVQPVTMPVPPPRPSGPPPTQPPGRAPLRQADQIRE; encoded by the coding sequence ATGATCCGGGAACGGACCTTCCCGGTCGAGCCGTGGCACGTCCGGGAGGTGCGGCTCGACCTGGACATCCTCGCCCAGTCGGAGTCGCTGTTCGCGCTCTCCAACGGCCACATCGGGCTGCGCGGCAACCTGGACGAGGGCGAGCCGCACGGCCTGCCCGGCACCTACCTCAACTCGTTCTACGAGCTGCGTCCCCTGCCGTACGCCGAGGCCGGCTTCGGTTTCCCCGAGTCCGGGCAGACCGTCGTCAACGTCACCAACGGCAAGCTGATCCGGCTCATGATCGACGACGAGCCGCTCGACGTCCGGTACGGCGAGGTCCTCGACCACGAACGGGTCCTCGACCTGCGCGCCGGCACCCTGCACCGCACCCTGCACTGGCGGTCCCCCGCCGGCCGAGAGGTCAAGGTGCGCAGCACCCGGCTGGTGTCGTTCCGGCAGCGGTCGGTCGCCGCCATCGACTACGAGGTCGAGGCGGTGGACGGCCCGATCCGGGTGATCCTCCAGTCCGAGCTGGTGGCCAACGAGAGCCTGCCGGCGCAGAGCCGGGACCCCCGGGTCGCCGCGGTGCTGGAATCCCCGCTGCTCGCCGAGGAACAGCTCACCCGGGACAACGGCGGCCTGCTGATCCACCGTACGAAGGTCAGCGGCCTGCGGGTCGCCGCCGCCATGGACCACCAGGTGCGCGGCCCGGCGCGCACCACCGTCGGCACCGAGGGGTACGACGACTGGGTCCGCACCACCGTCGGCTGTGTGCTGGAGCCGGGGCAGAAGCTGCACGTGGTCAAGCTGCTCACGTACGGCTGGTCGAGCCGGCGGTCCCTGCCGGCCCTGCGCGACCAGGTCGGCGCGGCCCTGGCGGCGGCCAAACTGGACGGCTGGGAGGGCCTGCGCCGCGAGCAGCGGGAGTACCTGGACGAATTCTGGGAAGCCGCCGACGTACGCGTCGAGGGCGACCCGGAGGTGCAGCAGGCGGTACGGTTCGGGCTGTTCCACGTGTTGCAGGCCGGCGCCCGCGCCGAGCGTCGACCGATCGCCGCCAAGGGGCTGACCGGCCCCGGCTACGACGGGCACGCGTTCTGGGACACCGAGATGTTCGTGCTGCCGGTGCTCACGTACACCCAGCCGAGCGCGGTGCGGGACGCCCTGCACTGGCGGCACTCCACGCTTGAGCAGGCCCGCGAGCGGGCCCGGACGTTGAACCTGGCCGGCGCGGCCTTCCCCTGGCGCACCATCGAGGGCCCGGAGTCGTCGGCGTACTGGCCGGCCGGCACGGCGGCCTTCCACATCGCCGCCGACGTCGCCGACGCGCTGCGCAGGTACGTGCTGGTCACCGGGGACACCGAGCTGGAGCAGGCGATCGGGCTGGAGCTGCTGGTCGAGACGGCCCGGCTGTGGCGTTCGCTCGGGCACCACGACCGGCACGGCGAGTTCCACATCGACGGGGTCACCGGGCCGGACGAGTACACCGCCGTCAAGAACGACAACATCTACACCAACCTGATGGCCCAGCGGAACCTGCTGGCCGCCGCCGACGTAGCGATGCGCTACCGCGACCAGGCGTTCCGGCTCGGGGTGACCGAGGAGGAGGCGGCGGCCTGGCGGGACGCCGCGCACGCCATGCACGTCCCGTACGACGACGAGGTCGACGTGCACGAGCAGGTCGAGGGGTTCACCCGGCTGGAGGAGTGGGACTTCGAGCAGACCCCGCCGGACAAGTACCCGCTGCTGCTGCACTACCCGTACTTCGACCTGTACCGCAAGCAGGTGGTGAAGCAGGCCGACCTGGTGCTGGCGATGCACTGGCGCGGCGACGCGTTCACCCCGGCCGAGAAGATCCGCAACTTTCTCTACTACGAGCGGCGGACCGTCCGGGACTCGTCCCTGTCGGCCTGCACCCAGGCGGTGCTGGCCGCCGAGGTGGGCCACCCCGAGCTGGCGCACAGCTACCTGCGCGAGGCCGCGCTGATGGACCTGCACGACCTCAACGAGAACACCCGCGACGGCGTGCACATGGCCTCGCTGGCCGGGGCGTGGATCGCGCTGGTCGCCGGGTTCGGCGGCCTACGCGACCACGAGGGCCTGCTCACCTTCTGCCCCCGGCTGTCCAGCCGGCTCGGTCGGCTGGAGTTCACGGTGCAGTGGCGGCAGCTCCGGCTGCGGGTGGACATCCGGCCGCACCAGACGACGTACTCGCTGCGGCACGGCGGCCCGGACACCGTCCTGGAGCTGCTGCACCACGGCGAGCCGGTCCGGGTGACCTGCGTCCAGCCGGTCACCATGCCGGTGCCGCCGCCCCGGCCGTCCGGTCCGCCGCCGACGCAGCCTCCCGGCCGCGCCCCGCTCCGCCAGGCCGACCAGATCCGCGAGTGA
- a CDS encoding alpha/beta fold hydrolase codes for MDVRTTEVTIPAAGVELAADLRVPAETAGTVLFAHGSGSSRHSPRNLAVARALNDRGLATVLIDLLTSDEEQVDERTAELRFDIGLLGDRLAAIVDWLAVEPTLGRLPIGLFGASTGAAGALVAAAARPERVRAVVSRGGRPDLAGAALSRVRAPSLLLVGGLDEQVIALNETAMSPLDGVGELRVVPGATHLFEEPGTLAQVADEAAAWFTTHLRP; via the coding sequence GTGGACGTGCGGACGACCGAGGTGACCATTCCCGCCGCCGGTGTCGAACTCGCCGCCGACCTGCGGGTACCCGCCGAAACGGCCGGGACCGTGCTGTTCGCCCACGGCAGCGGTTCCTCCCGGCACAGCCCGCGCAACCTGGCGGTGGCCCGCGCGCTCAACGACCGGGGACTCGCCACCGTCCTGATCGACCTGCTGACCAGCGACGAGGAGCAGGTGGACGAGCGGACGGCGGAACTCCGGTTCGACATCGGCCTGCTCGGTGACCGGTTGGCCGCGATCGTCGACTGGCTGGCCGTCGAGCCGACGCTCGGGCGGCTGCCGATCGGACTGTTCGGGGCGAGCACGGGAGCGGCGGGAGCGCTCGTCGCGGCGGCGGCCCGACCGGAACGGGTACGGGCGGTGGTGTCCCGGGGCGGCCGTCCGGACCTGGCCGGCGCGGCCCTGTCCCGGGTACGCGCGCCCAGCCTGCTGCTGGTCGGTGGCCTGGACGAGCAGGTGATCGCGCTGAACGAGACCGCCATGTCCCCCCTTGACGGGGTTGGGGAGCTGCGGGTGGTGCCCGGCGCGACGCACCTGTTCGAGGAGCCGGGCACCCTGGCGCAGGTCGCCGACGAGGCCGCCGCCTGGTTCACCACCCACCTGCGACCCTGA
- a CDS encoding antitoxin yields the protein MSDFMDKAKNFADQHDKQVDQGLEKAGDQIDERTGGKHGKQIDQGVDQAQRRTGEGDQVR from the coding sequence GTGAGCGACTTCATGGACAAGGCCAAGAATTTCGCCGACCAGCACGACAAGCAGGTCGACCAGGGGCTGGAGAAGGCCGGCGACCAGATCGACGAGCGCACCGGCGGCAAGCACGGCAAGCAGATCGACCAGGGCGTCGACCAGGCGCAGCGGCGTACCGGCGAAGGCGACCAGGTGCGCTGA
- a CDS encoding AI-2E family transporter, whose amino-acid sequence MIEDDDGRAADRGAASGGLRGTWDRLPWLARSVVVWSACLVVVVLALYLLGRIAVMLAPLAIALAATLFLAALLDPVTRLLRRLRLPGSLAALLTVLLLLGFLFGSVALVWSLTADQFGELAQEVDQGVSRARDFVTSTLPVSDTQLDRLIRQAQRGLSSNSPDPVSGARTAVEATGSVLLALVLLFFLLKDGRPMWWWVVGRVSERNRAIAHDAGRAGWRTLGAYSRGTVMIAAIDAVGIGLALVLLGVPLAFPLALITFIGAFIPIIGATVAGAIAVLVALAANGPGTALLVLAAVIAVQQTEGNLLEPLIMKRQVRLHPAVILVAVTAGALVAGIAGAFVAVPITAVAYRVVDTILRHRRADLPPPTTP is encoded by the coding sequence GTGATCGAGGACGACGACGGGCGTGCCGCCGACCGGGGGGCAGCATCGGGCGGCCTGCGGGGCACCTGGGACCGGCTGCCCTGGCTGGCGCGTTCGGTGGTGGTGTGGAGCGCCTGCCTGGTGGTGGTCGTCCTGGCGCTGTACCTGCTCGGCCGGATCGCGGTGATGCTGGCTCCGCTGGCGATCGCGCTGGCCGCCACCCTCTTCCTCGCCGCGCTGCTCGACCCGGTGACCCGGCTGCTGCGCCGGCTGCGGCTGCCCGGCTCGCTCGCCGCGCTGCTCACCGTGCTGCTGCTGCTCGGGTTCCTCTTCGGCTCGGTCGCGCTGGTCTGGAGCCTGACCGCCGACCAGTTCGGCGAGCTGGCGCAGGAGGTCGACCAGGGCGTCTCGCGCGCCCGGGACTTCGTCACCTCCACCCTGCCGGTCAGCGACACCCAACTCGACCGGTTGATCCGGCAGGCACAGCGCGGGCTCAGCTCCAACTCCCCCGACCCGGTGTCCGGCGCCCGTACCGCCGTCGAGGCGACCGGGTCGGTGCTGCTCGCCCTCGTACTGCTGTTCTTCCTGCTCAAGGACGGCCGACCGATGTGGTGGTGGGTGGTCGGCCGGGTCTCCGAGCGGAACCGCGCGATCGCCCACGACGCGGGCCGGGCCGGCTGGCGGACCCTCGGCGCGTACAGCCGGGGGACCGTGATGATCGCGGCGATCGACGCGGTCGGGATCGGTCTGGCGCTGGTCCTGCTCGGGGTGCCACTGGCGTTCCCGCTGGCGCTGATCACGTTCATCGGCGCGTTCATCCCGATCATCGGGGCGACCGTGGCCGGCGCGATCGCGGTCCTGGTGGCGCTCGCCGCGAACGGTCCCGGCACCGCGCTGCTCGTCCTCGCGGCGGTGATCGCGGTGCAACAGACCGAGGGCAACCTCCTGGAGCCGCTGATCATGAAGCGTCAGGTACGCCTGCACCCGGCGGTGATCCTGGTGGCGGTGACCGCCGGCGCGCTGGTCGCCGGGATCGCTGGCGCGTTCGTGGCGGTGCCGATCACCGCTGTCGCGTACCGGGTGGTGGACACCATCCTGCGCCACCGCCGCGCCGACCTCCCGCCCCCCACCACCCCTTGA
- a CDS encoding FUSC family protein, whose amino-acid sequence MARSRYQGSRAARLRRRQLQIIALIATQAGAAAALAWWLSANVLGNPNPVFAPTAAVGTIAAAIGQRTRRTLELLIGVALGIVIGDILIYLVGAGTWQTGFIVGAAIFIALVFAGRGGTVVSHVGGTAVLIATLSSSQRDLELPRIVDASVGSLVGMVVVALLLPLNPHWILNRAAEPVFELFVGQLRNLASALAKGDPDRARAVQDRLRAMGPDRERLREALSGAEEVVRISPARWHRRQEYERYAVGVKHMNRMIDTCTDLARRSATLLEYGEPVPRELSAAVGELADAVEQLRRESRRQRPHGETRKGALAAASTAGRARQHPLRPFGEAVLTQIRAAASDLVRATGVRPAEANRLVRREVLRAVHADRSPDVDPSQDDDVSSPDEGSYQDDDSSPGSTREDDSYRDPAEESDSPPGSARGG is encoded by the coding sequence TTGGCGCGGAGTCGCTACCAGGGCAGCCGGGCGGCGCGGTTGCGCCGCCGACAACTGCAGATCATCGCGCTGATCGCCACCCAGGCCGGGGCGGCGGCGGCGCTGGCGTGGTGGCTGTCGGCGAACGTGCTCGGCAACCCGAACCCGGTCTTCGCCCCCACGGCGGCGGTGGGCACCATCGCGGCGGCGATCGGCCAGCGCACCCGCCGCACGCTCGAACTGCTGATCGGGGTCGCGCTCGGCATCGTCATCGGTGACATCCTGATCTACCTGGTGGGCGCGGGAACCTGGCAGACCGGCTTCATCGTGGGCGCGGCCATCTTCATCGCGCTGGTCTTCGCCGGCCGCGGGGGCACGGTGGTCAGCCACGTCGGCGGTACGGCGGTGCTGATCGCCACCCTCTCCTCCAGCCAACGTGATCTCGAACTGCCCCGGATCGTGGACGCCTCGGTCGGTTCCCTCGTCGGGATGGTCGTGGTGGCGCTGCTGCTGCCCCTCAACCCGCACTGGATCCTGAACCGCGCGGCGGAGCCGGTCTTCGAGCTCTTCGTCGGCCAGCTCCGCAACCTGGCGTCCGCCCTGGCAAAAGGTGACCCGGACCGGGCCCGCGCGGTGCAGGACCGACTGCGCGCCATGGGGCCGGACCGGGAGCGGTTGCGGGAGGCGCTCAGCGGCGCCGAGGAGGTGGTGCGGATCTCGCCGGCGCGCTGGCACCGCCGGCAGGAGTACGAACGGTACGCCGTCGGCGTCAAGCACATGAACCGGATGATCGACACCTGCACCGACCTGGCGCGACGCAGCGCCACCCTGCTGGAGTACGGCGAACCCGTACCACGCGAGTTGTCGGCGGCCGTCGGGGAGCTGGCCGACGCGGTCGAACAGCTCCGCCGGGAGAGCCGGCGCCAACGTCCGCACGGTGAGACCCGGAAAGGCGCGTTGGCGGCGGCGTCGACGGCCGGTCGGGCGCGGCAGCACCCGCTCCGACCGTTCGGCGAGGCGGTACTCACCCAGATCCGGGCCGCCGCGAGCGACCTGGTCCGGGCCACCGGGGTGCGCCCGGCGGAGGCGAACCGCCTGGTACGGCGGGAGGTGCTACGCGCGGTGCACGCCGACCGGTCCCCGGACGTCGACCCGTCCCAGGACGACGACGTCTCATCCCCGGACGAAGGCTCGTACCAGGACGACGACTCGTCCCCGGGCTCGACCCGGGAGGACGACTCGTACCGTGACCCGGCCGAGGAGAGCGACTCGCCGCCGGGCTCGGCCCGGGGCGGGTGA
- a CDS encoding cytochrome P450 yields the protein MTETSAQRYPFSIPDRLELDPRLAELRRDEPLVRVRLPYGEPAWLATRHADVRTVLGDPRFSRAAAAGRDEPRNVPDQRETGILGMDPPEHTRLRRVVARAFTARRVEELRPGTRRIADELVDGMLAAGAPADLVAHLATPLPIRVICDLLGVPVADQDDFHAWSEAIVSTTSLRPDQVREYLDNLRAYMAGLVAQRRSAPTDDLIGAMVRVRDTDAERLSEDELVGLAAGLLAAGHETTVNQIPNLVYVLLTEPEQWARLRAEPELVPNAVEELLRFVPLGTTAGFPRYATEDVELGGVLVRAGEPVLVSIPSANRDERVFVEPDRVDLARQVNPHLAFGHGVHHCVGAQLARMELQVVLSALLDRTPELRLAVPESELTWKTGLLVRGLTSLPVSW from the coding sequence GTGACCGAGACGAGCGCGCAGCGCTATCCGTTCAGCATCCCCGACCGGCTCGAACTCGATCCGCGGCTGGCCGAGCTGCGGCGCGACGAGCCGCTGGTCCGCGTCCGGCTGCCGTACGGTGAGCCGGCCTGGCTGGCCACCCGGCACGCCGACGTGCGGACGGTGCTCGGGGACCCGCGGTTCAGCCGGGCCGCCGCGGCCGGTCGTGACGAGCCCCGCAACGTGCCCGACCAGCGGGAGACCGGCATCCTCGGGATGGATCCGCCCGAGCACACCCGGTTGCGCCGGGTGGTGGCCAGGGCGTTCACCGCGCGCCGGGTCGAGGAGCTGCGACCGGGCACCCGTCGGATCGCCGACGAGCTGGTCGACGGCATGCTCGCCGCCGGCGCCCCCGCCGACCTGGTCGCCCACCTGGCCACCCCGCTGCCGATCCGGGTCATCTGCGACCTGCTGGGCGTGCCGGTAGCCGACCAGGACGACTTCCACGCCTGGTCCGAGGCGATCGTCTCGACCACCTCGCTGCGCCCCGACCAGGTCCGGGAGTATCTGGACAATCTGCGCGCGTACATGGCCGGACTGGTCGCCCAGCGGCGTAGCGCCCCCACCGACGACCTGATCGGCGCGATGGTCCGGGTCCGGGACACCGACGCCGAACGGCTCAGCGAGGACGAGCTGGTCGGGCTCGCCGCCGGGCTGCTGGCAGCCGGCCACGAGACCACGGTGAACCAGATTCCGAACCTGGTGTACGTGCTGCTCACCGAGCCGGAGCAGTGGGCGCGGCTACGGGCCGAGCCGGAACTCGTGCCGAACGCCGTCGAGGAGCTGCTGCGTTTCGTCCCGCTCGGCACGACCGCGGGTTTTCCCCGGTACGCCACCGAGGACGTGGAGCTGGGTGGGGTGCTCGTCCGGGCCGGTGAGCCGGTGCTCGTCTCGATCCCCTCGGCCAACCGCGACGAGCGGGTCTTCGTCGAACCGGACCGGGTCGATCTGGCCCGGCAGGTCAACCCGCATCTCGCCTTCGGGCACGGCGTCCACCACTGTGTCGGGGCGCAGCTCGCCCGGATGGAGCTCCAGGTCGTCCTGAGCGCCCTGCTCGACCGGACGCCGGAGCTGCGGCTCGCCGTGCCCGAGTCGGAACTGACCTGGAAGACCGGTCTGCTGGTGCGCGGCCTGACCAGCCTGCCGGTGAGCTGGTGA
- a CDS encoding C39 family peptidase, which translates to MNWILRERERERALAVAGLVAAGLVALVGAAAGSALAGPTGNGPVAGQRPTLSTDRDDSRDRGDRRDDRDQRRERTVPVAYQAQPNFYYCGPAATRIALSADGKLISQDELAAKLGTTQAGTASAEDITRVLNELTGGGYRTTEIRGPAARPEQIERLRADVVDALDAGDPVVANIMGSAVDSVGRQHSYPGGHYLTVVAYRDGGDTVRIADPADPVGEYWMSTDRLAHWIAERGYSS; encoded by the coding sequence ATGAACTGGATCCTGCGTGAGCGTGAGCGTGAGCGTGCGCTCGCCGTCGCCGGGCTGGTCGCCGCCGGGCTGGTGGCCCTGGTCGGCGCCGCGGCCGGGTCGGCCCTGGCCGGGCCGACCGGGAACGGGCCGGTGGCCGGGCAGCGCCCCACCCTTTCGACCGACCGTGACGACAGCCGGGACCGCGGTGACCGGCGGGACGACCGGGACCAGCGCCGGGAGCGTACGGTGCCCGTCGCGTACCAGGCACAGCCCAACTTCTACTACTGCGGTCCGGCGGCCACCCGGATCGCCCTGTCCGCCGACGGCAAGCTGATCAGCCAGGACGAGCTGGCCGCGAAGCTCGGCACCACGCAGGCCGGCACCGCCTCCGCCGAGGACATCACCCGGGTGCTCAACGAGCTGACCGGCGGCGGTTACCGGACCACGGAGATCCGGGGCCCGGCGGCCCGGCCCGAGCAGATCGAGCGGCTACGCGCCGACGTGGTCGACGCGCTGGACGCCGGAGACCCGGTGGTGGCCAACATCATGGGCAGCGCGGTGGACAGCGTCGGGCGGCAGCACTCGTACCCGGGTGGGCACTACCTGACCGTGGTCGCCTACCGCGACGGTGGCGACACCGTGCGGATCGCGGACCCGGCCGACCCGGTCGGCGAGTACTGGATGAGCACCGACCGGCTGGCGCACTGGATCGCCGAACGTGGCTACAGCTCCTGA
- a CDS encoding ferredoxin has translation MNSAWRVTVDPTRCIGSGICTGAAPEHFVLVDGLSCPREELIEPADAVIDAAESCPVEAIRVADAVSERRIAPEL, from the coding sequence GTGAACTCGGCGTGGCGGGTGACCGTCGACCCCACCCGGTGCATCGGATCCGGCATCTGCACGGGCGCGGCACCGGAGCACTTCGTCCTCGTTGACGGCCTGTCCTGTCCCCGGGAGGAGCTGATCGAACCGGCCGACGCCGTGATCGACGCGGCGGAGTCCTGCCCGGTGGAGGCCATCCGGGTCGCCGACGCGGTGAGCGAACGGCGGATCGCCCCCGAACTCTGA